The sequence below is a genomic window from Nostoc flagelliforme CCNUN1.
CTGAGTCTGAGTACTGGTTTGGTGATGACAACGGACGGCGATCGCCCTCCCATACAGAAGGAATTTGAGTTAATTTCTTCAACCGACGACTGGTAGAGCGATTAAAACTTGTCATAGAGTAAGTTAATCAAAAGAAGCAATTTGGAAGTAGACTTTGGGGGATAGCTAGCCTCGGATTAGGTTTTTATGGCTGCACCTGAAAGATAGTTGCTTCTGGTGACTGCCGCCAGGCTTGAATTCCAAAAATACCGAATCTCTAAACACACTGAGTCTCTCAATTCTAGAATAAAAATCTTTGGCTGCTTTTGACGGAGTGTTTACAATTTGGCATCTAACGACATTTAAGCCGCTAGAATGAATACAAAAACACCAACGGCAACCTAGAGGCATTAACAAGCCGATATAGGGTAAAGCTTATACTAATTAAGGAGTTAAAAACGCAGATGACACAAGCAATTCAGCCTCAACAACGCGGAATTCTGTTGAGCGAATCCGCATTGCACCAGGTAAAATCCCTCCGGGACAAGCAAGGCACAGACTTCTGCTTACGGGTAGGAGTCCGTCAGGGTGGCTGTTCAGGGATGTCTTACATGATGGACTTTGAAGACACTAGCAAGATCACCCCACAGGATGAAGTTTTTGACTATGATGGCTTCAAAATTGTCAGCGATCGCAAGAGTTTATTATATCTCTACGGTTTAATGCTCGATTACAGCGATGCCATGATTGGCGGTGGCTTTCAATTCACTAACCCCAATGCTAACCAAACTTGCGGTTGCGGCAAGTCATTTGGGGTGTAATATTGTCATTTGTCATTTGTCCCTTGTCATTGGACGAAAGACAAATGACTAATCACCAATGACTAATGACTAATGACCAATGACTAATACAGTTGAATCCCTGTTTGATACAGGTTTAGAACGCTATAAAGCAGGAGAGGCGGTAGATTCTTTAATCCCTGTGTTTAAAGAAGTGTGCGATCGCGCTCCTAAAACTAGTGCTGCTTGGATTTGTTTGGCCTGGTTATATCTACTCGATAACAAACCTAATTTGGCTTACAAAGCTGCACAGAAAGCAGTCAAGTTAAATCCACAAGACCCACAAGCTAGAGTCAATCTCGCCTTAGCAATGCTGGACACAGGTCAAAAAGGTTTACGAGAACATATTGACATAGCACAGCAGCTAATTTATGTCAATCCAGAATGGCGCGATGAAATAAAAAGCAGTATTGAAGACGGTTTCAGTCGAAAACCAGATTGGCAGAGTTTGACAAAAGTAAAAAATTGGCTATTGGAGGAGTGAGGAGTTAAGAGTTAGGAGTGAGGAGTTAAAAGTTAAATTCCAGTAGCTAATCCTCACTTCTAACTTACTTAATTAACAGTCCTACAGTCCTAAAATCTTGGGCAATTTAGATCAAACGATAGATGAAAGATAAATTGTTAAATTGGCTAAACACGATTTTAGTCGCAGATGTTTTTTTGGTTTTGTTTGGTTTTGTCTGGTTAGCGATCGCTGCGATCGGTGATTCTGTAGGAGTAAACCTGGGTTTGGATTTGTGGCATAAACTCTGGCAACCCGTGTTTAACCCAGCGATCGGCATCCTTATGGGCGGTGCTATTCTCAGTGGTATTATCAGTTGGGTTTCCAAAAAATTTCTATCTAGTCAATAGTTAAGGGATTGAGCATTGGGGATTGGGCATGGGGCATTGGGCACTGATTTAACCGCATCTTCCCCTGCTCCCTCATCTCCCCCACTCCCCACTCCCTTTCAACCTATGTAAGAATTTGTCTTAATGCTGATTGCAAATTAGGATATTTGTACTCAAAACCTGTTTCCAGGGTGCGCTTGGGAACGACTTGCTGACCTTCCAAAACTACTATAGCTCCGTCTCCTAAAAGAGCTTCGATCGCAAAACCAGGAACAGGCAACCAAGAAGGGCGATTCATCACTTGTCCCAAGGTTTGGCTTAAATCTGCCATTCTGACTGGGTTAGGGGCAGTGCCATTATATACACCTTTTATTTCCGGTTTAGTTAAAGCTTGCAGAATCAGGCTAACTAAATCGTCTACATGAATCCATGAGAACCACTGCCGACCACTGCCAATAGGCCCACCAGCGAACATTTTGAAAGGCGGAATCATTTTACCTAAAGCACCACCATTACCCAGAACAATCCCAAAACGCAGAATTACCAACCGCACACCAGCTTCTTGTACCTTTCTCGCTTCTGCTTCCCAGGCTTGGCAGACTTGGGCGAGAAAATCGTTACCAGATAGACTTGTTTCATCAAAGGTTGCCGTTTCACTGGTGCCGTAGTAGCCAATAGCCGAAGCGTTAATTAACAGAGTTGGTTTGGGGTTAGCGTTGGCTATTGCTTCAACTATTTTTTGTGTACCTAGCTTCCGACTATTGAGGATTTCTTGTTTACGTTCTGGTGTCCAGCGTCCTTCACCAATAGGTTCTCCTGCCAGATTAACTACGCTATCACAACTAGCGATGACGCTTTGCCAAGAACCAGATGCATTTGGTGTATAGGCAACAATTTCTACATTTGGAAAAGCCTCAGATGGAAAAACCTTTTGAGCAAAGGTGGTGTTCCGAGTTAATACTACTATTTGATGACCTTTTGCATGGAGTCGTTGTACCAAACGACTACCGACAAATCCTGTTGCTCCAGTAATTGCGACTTTCATGTTCTACCTCAGCCAAACCTTTATTGTAAAGTTTTTGATCAAACTTTCAACTGACGGCACTTTCGTTGTGGATAGAACAGATGTGACTGTGTATCTGGTAATGCCTAATCTCAAAAACTTTGCCTTTTGAATCACTTTTCGTTTAGATACTTCGGTATTATAGGATGGACAGAGTGTTGCAAGGCGTGGGGCTATTATGGCTCGCTATACCTGTTCATTTACTGTTTCTGTTCCTAGTGACCATCTGTTGCCGTTACTTGTAGAACTTCTACAGGACTGTCAGTTGGATATTCAATACTACACTGGCGATTATATTATCGCTCGTGAGGTTCCCGGCAATGTTCCTTTTCCTAAATTGATCACAGTAGAAGTATTGATTGATAAATCAAAATCTACTGAAACAGAAACCCGGATGAGCATTGTGATTAAAAATGAAGAACTACCACTGCAACTAGATAATTACTGCCGACAAATGTTTGAAGTCATCAAGCAGGCTATTGAAAGTAGCCGCCATTGGCATTTGATTGAAAGTCTTGCAGGATAGCTTTGGGAATTGAATTGACACTCCCACGACTTGAAGGCGTGGGATTATCAAGCTGTTATTGGTAGTTATAATTCACTCTCCTACATCCTCTAAATCCTCGGCCATACCGGGGTTTATTAGTGTAATATCGTACTCACTCGAATCCGTTTGTCCCAAACGCTGAGTGTTTCTTAACAAATAATAAATGGCACGTACTTGAGGGCCAAAAACAATCTCGTCTTCATTTCTGAGATCGTGAGCTGGTATCTTACGTCCATTAATCATCAAACCGTTGGAACTAGGTTTTCCTTTGGCATCGCCATCTACAATCCGGTAATAGTAGCTCTGACTATTATGATCTCGTGGCAATCTCACTAATGTGGCATGGCGGCGGGAGACAAACTGCGACATCAAACGGATATTACACTCACGATCTCTACCGATAGAGTAGACGGGGTGCTCTAGAGAAAATTCTTTGCGACCTTGATCGTCTTCAATAATCAGTAGATGGTTTTCATTGGTTTCTGCTGCCATTGACAAATTGGTGAAACTGTGATTAATCAATATTTGTTTAGTATCGTATCTTGCCATTTTCGCGCACCATAAGTGTGTGGTGCTGATCTAAATAAGCTTTAAAGTTGCATAATACCTTGAAAGAGTAGAACATATTCGTTCTACTCCACTAGCTATGATAGCTTTGGTAAGTGTCCCAAGAGGCTTTATGAGCTGCGTAAAAGCTGACGGGGCGGCTCAGTTTAACAAGAGATGGGAATTTTACGGGTGATGAGCTAATCGCCGTAATAATATTGAGTTTGTGACGACGCTAACAGAGCTAAAAGCCATTAATGCAGCAGCACCAGAGGGGTTAAGAACAAAACCCAGACTAGGGAACAAAACGCCTGCTGCTAAAGGTATCCCAACTGTATTATATGCAAAAGCCCAGAATAAATTTTGGCGGATTTTGTTGAAGGTAGCGCGACTAAGCTGAATAGATTCGACAACATCGTTTAAGCGATCGCGCATTAAGACAATTTCAGCAGTTTCCATCGCCACATCTGTCCCGGAGTGTAAAGCAATTCCTACATCTGCCTGGGATAAAGCTGGAGCATCGTTGATTCCATCTCCTACCATTGCGATTATTGAGTGGGGAGTGGGAAGTGGGGAGTTAGGAGTGAGGAGTGAGGAGTTAGGAGTTTTCTTTGTCCCCTTGTCTCCTTGTCTCCTTGTCTCTTCTAACTGGAGAGACTGTATTGCAGCCGCTTTTTTGGCTGGGGGAACACCTGCTATGACATCAGCACTATCTAAACCTAGTTGTTTAGCTATGGCACTAGCTGCTTCTTGGCGATCGCCACTGAGCAACATTACCCGTAAGCCCATCTGACGCAATTTGTCTACGGTGGATTGGGCATCTGGTCTGAGGGTATCAGAAACAGCAATTAACCCAGCTAAAGTTCCCCCAACAGCTACGCAAACGACCGTTTTACCATCTGTTGCCAAATCCTGTGCTACCTGTTGTGCAGTTTCGTTAATAGTAATACCGTGCCAACTTAACCAGTCCCAGTTACCCAGCAGTACAACTTTGCCCTCTACGACAGCAGATACCCCTAGTCCTGGTTCTGTGTGAAAGTCCACAGCCTCTGGAATAGATAATTGTTGCTGCTGTGCTTCTTGCTGAATCGCTCTCGCTAGGGGGTGGTGAGTACCGCTTTCTACGGCGGCTGCTAGTTGGATTAGGGAGTGGGGAGTAGGCTTGCCGTGAGCGTAGTCGAATGGGAGTGGGCTTGCCGTGAGCGTAGTCGAATGGGAGTGGAGTTCCTTACTCCCCATTTCCTCAATTAACAGACAATCTGTAACGATGGGATTACCCGTGGTCAAAGTGCCGGTTTTATCAAAGACAACGGTGTTTAACTTGTGTACTTTTTCTAAAACGTCGCCGCCTTTGATTAATAGACCCCGTTCTGCGCCCATAGCAGTCCCGACAAG
It includes:
- a CDS encoding iron-sulfur cluster assembly accessory protein codes for the protein MTQAIQPQQRGILLSESALHQVKSLRDKQGTDFCLRVGVRQGGCSGMSYMMDFEDTSKITPQDEVFDYDGFKIVSDRKSLLYLYGLMLDYSDAMIGGGFQFTNPNANQTCGCGKSFGV
- a CDS encoding tetratricopeptide repeat protein yields the protein MTNTVESLFDTGLERYKAGEAVDSLIPVFKEVCDRAPKTSAAWICLAWLYLLDNKPNLAYKAAQKAVKLNPQDPQARVNLALAMLDTGQKGLREHIDIAQQLIYVNPEWRDEIKSSIEDGFSRKPDWQSLTKVKNWLLEE
- the thyD gene encoding thylakoid membrane protein ThyD, which translates into the protein MKVAITGATGFVGSRLVQRLHAKGHQIVVLTRNTTFAQKVFPSEAFPNVEIVAYTPNASGSWQSVIASCDSVVNLAGEPIGEGRWTPERKQEILNSRKLGTQKIVEAIANANPKPTLLINASAIGYYGTSETATFDETSLSGNDFLAQVCQAWEAEARKVQEAGVRLVILRFGIVLGNGGALGKMIPPFKMFAGGPIGSGRQWFSWIHVDDLVSLILQALTKPEIKGVYNGTAPNPVRMADLSQTLGQVMNRPSWLPVPGFAIEALLGDGAIVVLEGQQVVPKRTLETGFEYKYPNLQSALRQILT
- a CDS encoding FHA domain-containing protein; translation: MARYDTKQILINHSFTNLSMAAETNENHLLIIEDDQGRKEFSLEHPVYSIGRDRECNIRLMSQFVSRRHATLVRLPRDHNSQSYYYRIVDGDAKGKPSSNGLMINGRKIPAHDLRNEDEIVFGPQVRAIYYLLRNTQRLGQTDSSEYDITLINPGMAEDLEDVGE